The genomic DNA AGGAGGGGGCCGCCGCAAGCAGAAATGCCCCCGCGGCGGTCAACAGGCCCGTCAGGCTGATGACTATCCTTCCCCCGAACCGGTCGAGGAGGGGCCCGAGGGGAATCTGCACGAGCGCGAATGCGTAAAAGAAGGCTCCCGAGAGGGTGCCTAGCTGCACGGCGTCGAGCCTCAGTTCGGTGCTCAGATCCTTCGAAGCCACCGCCATGGAGACCCGAAAGAAATATGCGAGCACGTACATGCAGGAGAGGACGATAAAGATGTTGCGGCGTTTCACGGTACCCTCTAAGAGGTTGCAGAAAAACCCGGATTATTCAAAATTAGTCAGATTGTCGCACCCGCAGAAAGCGCCGCGGAGGCCAGCTGCGGTACCCGCCGCGCAATGAGGTTTCTAGGACGCGGCGAAACGACTCTTTTTCGGCAACCTCCCAAGGCTTCAGCGGAGCATGATGAAACCCATTTGTCTCCCCGTGTCCCCCTTATCCCTGCGATAGGAGAAAAAGAGGTCGGGGGTGCAGGAGACACACATGCCTGAAGTTTCGATGTTGCTCTCCCTCACCCCTGAACGCAGCAGAAGCTGACGGTTCGCTTCCTCCAGATCGAGACTCCACTTTTTATCCCCTGCAGCGTTCGTTATCATCTCCCAGGAAAGGCCGCTCTTCCCGAACGCTTCACGCACCGGTTCGTCCACCTCGTAGCAGCAGGAACCGATGCCGGGGCCGACGGCAGCCAGAATGTCGGCGGGACGCGAACCGAAGATTTCCGCCATGGCGCCCACTCCTTTGCCGGCTATCCCGTGGGCCGTTCCCTTCCATCCTGCATGGAGGGCGGCGGCGACACCTTTCTTCGGGTCCAGGAGAAGGAGAGGAAAACAGTCGGCGACGCAGATCCCGATCATCACCCCAGGCTGGTTCGTGACTATCCCGTCGCATTCCAGCTTCTGAAAATGGGCGAAATCGGGATTGGGAGAGTCGATCACGAGGAGATCGGTGCCATGCACCTGGCTGACGGTGACGAGTCGATCCAGGGTTGCGCCGAAGCTTCGGGCCAGCAGGCTTCGGTTTCCCTTGACGTTGTGGGGCGAATCATTGGTGTTGGTGCCGAGGTTGAGTGAGTTGTAGGGGGGGCGTGATACCCCTTCGTGCCTGGTGGTGAAACCTTGCGTCGAAATTCCGGCTGCCGCAAAGAGGGCAGGTTCAAGGTAATGTATTTTGCTGGTGGTCTTTCTGATTTCCATGAAAAGCTCCTTGTCAGGAAAGAGGTGATTCTGTGCC from Geobacter sp. DSM 9736 includes the following:
- the pgeF gene encoding peptidoglycan editing factor PgeF, which translates into the protein MEIRKTTSKIHYLEPALFAAAGISTQGFTTRHEGVSRPPYNSLNLGTNTNDSPHNVKGNRSLLARSFGATLDRLVTVSQVHGTDLLVIDSPNPDFAHFQKLECDGIVTNQPGVMIGICVADCFPLLLLDPKKGVAAALHAGWKGTAHGIAGKGVGAMAEIFGSRPADILAAVGPGIGSCCYEVDEPVREAFGKSGLSWEMITNAAGDKKWSLDLEEANRQLLLRSGVRESNIETSGMCVSCTPDLFFSYRRDKGDTGRQMGFIMLR